In Setaria italica strain Yugu1 chromosome I, Setaria_italica_v2.0, whole genome shotgun sequence, the genomic window GACTAAGATGCAGGATACCACGCGGAGGCTCTGGGCACCACTTGGCGATGCGCCAGAACAAGAACCCGTTAATAGTCACGGCAGCCCTGAAATCTCTCGACAGGGTACGGAGGATCATTCCTGATCTCCCTCCAATCTTCACCGTCCTCGCCGGCGATGGTGAGCACCTCCATCCCCATGACTGTCCGCAGGTTCGTGTCAGGCTCCCATGACCGGTAGAAGCCCTGGACTGCCTTGTACTTGCCGGTGCGCGGATCCAGCCCTAGACCGCCGCAGTAGCAGCAGCCTCTTCCACCTACTCGCAGGAAGTTCCGGTAACCGTCCGGCAGTGTGATGGCCTCCCTGGTGGCTGAGTTGAAGACGTAGAGCCTGGTGTCGGTGGGGGCGAACACCAGGCCATCGCAGTGCGAGAAGTAGCGCAGCGAGTTGAACTCACCGCCGAAGTCCTACGCGTGCAAGAACGTCGCCGCATTGTTCTTCTTGGGGGAGTTGCCGCCATTGCCGCGTTGCTGCAGCTGCCACTGGTAGAAGCGGAGGTGGTTGGAGAAGGTGCTCGGCCAGCGCTCGTCGGGGATGACTTCGTCCAGGGTGTGCGGGCTGATGACGAAGCGAGGGCTCCGCTCCCAGTTGGAGGCGGGGCAGCGGAGGTGTGCTCGGATGAAGACGGGGTCGGAGATGATGGCTCGCCAGGCCTTGCACACGGACCTGAACCGCAGGAGTGGCTTCACGGGCAGGCGCGCCAGGATCTCCGTAACGATTTCTTCCATCAGCTGTGCGGCGGAGTTCGCCTTGGCGCGCTGCTCTTCTTCGTCTTCGTGCTCGTCTTCGTGCTCGTCTTCTGCGCTTTCATGGCGTACGTGCAGTCGAAAGAGGAAGACTTGTGACTAATGACGACTCGACACGTGTGAGCGCATATATACAGGTATATAAATAATATGGGCAACAGTCGCGATGTTCCACTCCGAGTCCGAGGAAGACACGGCGACCGTGTCCTTCTAAGGAAACTCTCGTCTATGATTTCTTTGCAAATATCAGACGAAACGAAGCCGTGTCTGATAACGCTTGGGTGCAGGGCAGCAGGGCGACATCCATTTTGTGAAGGCTCATTCTGATGACGGTGTGATCCGATTACTTGggacccaaaaaaaaaaacagcaggtCACGAGATCTATTTACCCTCTGTAAACAAGTCACGTACAATCAAACACTATTTCTGTGTTTCTTTGTTTACAATCTGCAAAACCCAGCGAGCATTGAGGACGGTATCAGAAACAGAACACCTGCACCAGGAGCTCATGAGGCCAGTTTTGATTTTATACACGATATTAGTTGACCACTCGTATCACAATAAACTCAACCAAATGTTCAGAATTTGTGCAAGTAAACATCGCAACAAACCACCAAAAGAACCAAAATGGTAAGAACAAGTCT contains:
- the LOC111257986 gene encoding putative F-box protein At1g47790; protein product: MEEIVTEILARLPVKPLLRFRSVCKAWRAIISDPVFIRAHLRCPASNWERSPRFVISPHTLDEVIPDERWPSTFSNHLRFYQWQLQQRGNGGNSPKKNNAATFLHALYVFNSATREAITLPDGYRNFLRVGGRGCCYCGGLGLDPRTGKYKAVQGFYRSWEPDTNLRTVMGMEVLTIAGEDGEDWREIRNDPPYPVERFQGCRDY